In a single window of the Pandoraea pulmonicola genome:
- a CDS encoding prepilin peptidase: protein MADVFESVWREFQALPREAVVAAMAMLGLFAGSFLNVVVFRLPRMLETQWARETALWSGQTPMVTPTFNLAWPPSHCPRCDARIAVRHNLPVLGFALLLGRCAHCRAGIALRYPLVELATGIAFAAIAWQFAPSKQYLTMFAWCGFGATLIALVLIDFDTCLLPDVLTLPLLWAGLLCSAVGLTLPLDDAVRGAALGYIVMWTTAGVYHRLTGSDGLGGGDAKFVAACGAWLGWIGVPLMLAFGAMSATLAFAMYGAWRGRALREPLPFGPWLGMGAVASALWGESFLERVMNLCE, encoded by the coding sequence ATGGCCGACGTCTTCGAATCCGTGTGGCGCGAATTCCAGGCCCTGCCGCGCGAAGCGGTCGTGGCGGCCATGGCGATGCTGGGCCTGTTCGCGGGCAGCTTTCTGAACGTGGTCGTCTTTCGTCTGCCGCGCATGCTCGAGACGCAATGGGCACGCGAGACGGCGCTCTGGTCCGGGCAGACGCCGATGGTCACGCCGACCTTCAACCTCGCCTGGCCGCCATCGCACTGCCCGCGCTGCGACGCGCGCATCGCGGTGCGGCACAACCTCCCCGTGCTTGGCTTCGCGCTGCTGCTCGGCCGGTGTGCGCACTGCCGCGCTGGCATCGCGTTGCGCTACCCGCTGGTCGAACTGGCGACCGGCATCGCGTTCGCCGCCATCGCGTGGCAGTTCGCACCGTCGAAGCAGTATCTGACGATGTTCGCATGGTGCGGCTTCGGCGCCACGCTGATCGCGCTCGTGCTGATCGACTTCGACACCTGTCTGCTGCCCGACGTGCTGACGTTGCCGCTGCTGTGGGCCGGGCTGCTGTGCAGTGCGGTCGGATTGACGCTGCCGCTCGACGATGCCGTGCGGGGCGCCGCGCTCGGCTACATTGTGATGTGGACGACGGCGGGTGTTTACCACCGGCTGACCGGCAGTGACGGACTCGGCGGCGGCGATGCGAAGTTCGTGGCGGCCTGCGGCGCATGGCTGGGATGGATCGGCGTGCCGCTGATGCTGGCTTTCGGCGCCATGAGCGCGACGCTCGCTTTCGCAATGTACGGCGCGTGGCGCGGCCGCGCGCTGCGCGAGCCGCTGCCGTTCGGCCCCTGGCTGGGGATGGGCGCCGTGGCGAGTGCGCTGTGGGGCGAGTCGTTTCTAGAGCGTGTTATGAACCTGTGTGAATGA
- a CDS encoding NEL-type E3 ubiquitin ligase domain-containing protein gives MPITSTESHLLSELTQLLCACPCSSPQVDEERGLMLEYAGQRDDPDYERRCAALLAALAWTHRQSSQTGGADIESVYQAVTQHLERSCREGVDVEALVDALANLGLENARGGRSREPSPAHVKLARDVLATLETRVNAGQLLREMIADFPAGQAGDGSGIDELYRYSLTAWVAFAPWGVKREHRAIAKDRILNMVGGELGLDGLRLGSLPELPAGLARLDARRNELIHLPELPAGLTRLDVRDNGLIHLPELPADLTTLDVGCNRRLCKLPALPAGLKTLVADWNRLFELPMLPTGLAVLNVYANRLSELPALPESIKTLDVSCNRLTHWPALPAGLTTLDVSYTRLTHLPALPAGLEELDVSGNQLAQLPELPAGLKKLWADSSQLTVLPTLPASLTTLHVPSNRLAHLPPSVFSMPYEGHVNAEDNSFLPEFLKQAHTVMLAPGYNGPQIRFSKAFRLVDGAVRDWLSNDEQTQIRRWQAHSEEAHAAVFARFLIRLKADVNDNAEFKAGVAKWLTKLSQDGELRRLTFRAVQGATEACEDRVALTYNDLTKLSHAHAVSRGDYDNRIVEIVERGRGAFRLDALEKIARKKALAVRRNHEIEVYLAYQVKLRDQLHLPTDIANMHYFNYSRVTPQDLESAEQEVLSREREEFPQYFLVEWEPWQQVLARLNPEGVERAHQKLQDMLPSYDREVAARLASLGLPEDHETQAQVGVNLMKTQQLAVYGELTRELLRKRGEEALMDRILGEADRS, from the coding sequence ATGCCGATCACTTCTACTGAATCACATTTACTGTCCGAGCTGACTCAACTGCTGTGCGCGTGCCCTTGCTCGTCCCCGCAAGTCGATGAAGAAAGAGGATTAATGCTCGAGTATGCGGGCCAGCGGGACGATCCGGACTACGAGCGGCGCTGCGCCGCGCTATTGGCCGCGCTCGCCTGGACCCATCGCCAGTCCAGCCAAACGGGCGGTGCCGACATCGAGTCGGTGTACCAGGCTGTGACGCAGCACCTGGAGCGCTCATGCCGCGAAGGCGTAGACGTCGAGGCCTTGGTCGATGCACTCGCGAACCTTGGCCTCGAAAATGCACGCGGCGGCCGGTCCCGTGAACCGTCGCCAGCTCATGTGAAACTCGCCCGTGATGTGCTCGCCACGCTGGAGACTCGCGTGAACGCGGGTCAACTCTTGAGAGAAATGATCGCGGACTTTCCCGCAGGGCAGGCAGGAGATGGCAGTGGCATCGATGAGCTCTATCGGTACTCCCTGACCGCATGGGTGGCGTTCGCGCCGTGGGGGGTTAAGAGGGAACACCGTGCGATCGCGAAGGACAGGATTCTCAACATGGTGGGTGGCGAATTGGGCTTGGACGGATTACGACTGGGCAGCCTGCCGGAATTGCCTGCGGGTCTCGCGAGGCTTGACGCACGCCGCAACGAGCTGATTCACCTGCCGGAATTGCCCGCGGGTCTCACGAGGCTTGACGTACGCGACAACGGGTTGATTCACCTTCCGGAATTGCCTGCGGACCTTACGACGCTTGACGTAGGCTGCAACCGACGACTATGCAAGTTGCCGGCGTTGCCTGCGGGCCTAAAGACGCTAGTCGCAGATTGGAATCGTCTATTTGAGCTACCGATGTTACCTACAGGCCTCGCGGTGCTTAATGTATATGCCAACCGACTATCCGAGTTGCCAGCGTTGCCCGAGAGTATCAAGACGCTTGACGTAAGCTGCAATCGTCTGACCCACTGGCCAGCGTTGCCCGCCGGCCTTACGACGCTTGACGTAAGCTACACCCGTCTGACCCACCTGCCGGCGTTGCCTGCAGGCCTCGAGGAGCTCGACGTATCAGGCAACCAGTTGGCTCAACTGCCCGAATTGCCCGCGGGCCTCAAGAAGCTCTGGGCGGATAGTAGTCAGTTGACCGTGTTGCCGACGTTGCCTGCAAGTCTGACAACGCTTCATGTTCCGTCCAATCGACTGGCCCACCTGCCGCCAAGTGTATTCAGTATGCCGTACGAGGGTCACGTAAATGCCGAAGACAACTCATTTTTGCCCGAGTTTCTGAAACAGGCGCATACGGTGATGTTGGCGCCAGGGTATAACGGGCCTCAGATTCGCTTCTCCAAGGCGTTTCGCCTTGTAGACGGAGCAGTTCGGGACTGGTTGAGCAATGACGAACAAACCCAGATACGCCGTTGGCAGGCGCACAGCGAGGAAGCACATGCCGCTGTGTTCGCACGTTTTCTGATCCGTTTGAAAGCGGACGTCAACGATAATGCCGAGTTCAAGGCGGGGGTTGCCAAGTGGTTAACCAAACTCTCCCAGGATGGAGAACTTCGCCGGTTGACCTTCCGGGCCGTCCAAGGGGCCACTGAGGCCTGCGAGGATCGCGTTGCACTGACGTATAACGATCTCACCAAACTCAGTCATGCGCATGCCGTGAGCCGTGGCGATTACGACAACAGGATCGTTGAGATCGTCGAGCGCGGACGAGGGGCATTCCGTCTGGACGCCCTGGAGAAGATTGCTCGCAAGAAAGCCCTGGCGGTACGGCGAAACCACGAAATCGAAGTGTACTTGGCCTACCAAGTCAAACTGCGCGATCAGCTGCACTTACCCACCGATATCGCGAACATGCATTATTTCAATTATTCCAGGGTAACACCACAGGATCTGGAGAGCGCCGAGCAGGAGGTTCTCTCCCGAGAGCGGGAGGAGTTTCCCCAGTACTTCCTGGTCGAATGGGAGCCTTGGCAGCAGGTGCTGGCCCGACTGAATCCCGAGGGAGTCGAGCGCGCGCATCAAAAATTGCAGGACATGCTCCCCAGTTACGACCGGGAGGTGGCGGCGCGGCTAGCCAGTCTCGGGCTGCCGGAAGACCACGAGACGCAGGCGCAGGTCGGTGTCAACCTCATGAAGACACAGCAGTTGGCGGTCTATGGAGAACTTACTCGAGAACTCTTGCGCAAGCGAGGCGAGGAGGCACTCATGGACCGGATCTTGGGCGAGGCCGACCGGTCATAG
- a CDS encoding GMC family oxidoreductase, which translates to MDYDYVIVGGGSAGCALAARLADGAPDRTVALVEAGPPDDSFLVRLPLGLAALVPFRSRRNYGYRTTPQPGLGGRRGYQPRGRGLGGSSSINAMIYTRGHPGDYNDWAQAGCAGWSWDDVLPYFRRNEHNERGADAWHGTGGPLNVADLRTVNPFSRHYVDAAREAGFPVSDDFNGAQQEGAGIYQVTQKDGQRWNAARAYLHGKTRANLHVVTDALVQRIVFDGKRATGVRLQRRGALETLRARAEVVLSAGAFNSPQLLMCSGIGPAQHLRAHGVEVRVDAPGVGENLQDHIDFIVNKYVAHRELVGYTPPGLWHLLAQSLTYLRERRGLLASNVAEAGGFLKSDPSLARPDLQMHFLVGICDNHNRRLHLRRGLSLHACVLRPKSRGRVTLASSDMRDAPLIDPAFLNAQEDVDTLLRGARVIRRILAAPSLAKFGGEELHTRGVDSDEALTALIRARADTIYHPVGTCRMGSDAASVVDPSLRVRGVEGLRVVDASIMPTLIGGNTNAPSMMIGEKAADLMLGRAPATANAANVAPHEGAHAASPVLVARAQPQV; encoded by the coding sequence GTCGGCGGCGGCTCGGCCGGTTGCGCGCTGGCCGCACGTCTGGCCGACGGTGCGCCGGATCGCACGGTGGCGCTCGTCGAAGCGGGTCCGCCGGACGACAGCTTCCTCGTGAGACTGCCGCTGGGGCTGGCCGCGCTCGTGCCGTTCCGCTCACGCCGCAACTACGGCTATCGCACGACACCGCAACCGGGTCTGGGCGGGCGTCGGGGTTATCAGCCACGCGGACGCGGGCTCGGCGGCTCGAGCTCGATCAACGCGATGATCTACACGCGCGGCCATCCGGGCGACTACAACGACTGGGCGCAGGCGGGCTGCGCCGGCTGGAGCTGGGACGACGTGCTGCCCTATTTCCGTCGCAACGAGCACAACGAGCGCGGCGCCGACGCATGGCATGGCACCGGCGGGCCGCTCAACGTCGCGGATCTGCGCACCGTCAATCCGTTCTCGCGGCATTACGTCGACGCCGCGCGCGAAGCCGGATTTCCCGTGAGCGACGACTTCAACGGCGCGCAGCAGGAAGGCGCGGGCATCTATCAGGTGACGCAGAAGGACGGCCAGCGCTGGAACGCCGCGCGCGCCTACCTGCACGGCAAGACGCGCGCGAATCTGCACGTCGTCACGGACGCACTGGTGCAGCGCATCGTCTTCGACGGCAAGCGCGCGACGGGTGTGCGCCTGCAACGGCGCGGCGCGCTCGAAACCCTGCGGGCGCGCGCGGAAGTCGTGTTGAGCGCGGGCGCCTTCAACTCGCCGCAACTGCTCATGTGCTCGGGCATCGGACCGGCGCAACATCTGCGCGCTCACGGCGTGGAAGTGCGCGTCGACGCGCCGGGCGTCGGCGAAAATCTGCAGGACCACATCGACTTCATCGTCAACAAGTACGTCGCGCATCGCGAACTGGTCGGCTACACGCCGCCGGGGCTGTGGCATTTGCTGGCACAGAGCCTGACCTATCTGCGCGAGCGGCGCGGCCTCCTTGCGAGCAACGTGGCCGAGGCGGGCGGCTTCCTGAAGAGCGATCCATCGCTCGCGCGGCCCGATCTGCAGATGCACTTTCTCGTCGGCATCTGCGACAACCACAATCGCCGCCTGCATCTGCGGCGTGGACTCTCGCTGCACGCATGCGTGTTGCGGCCGAAAAGCCGCGGACGCGTGACGCTTGCCTCCAGCGACATGCGTGACGCGCCGCTCATCGACCCCGCGTTCCTGAACGCGCAAGAAGACGTCGACACGTTGCTGCGCGGCGCGCGCGTGATTCGCAGGATTCTCGCCGCGCCGTCGCTCGCGAAGTTCGGCGGTGAAGAGTTGCATACGCGCGGCGTGGACTCGGACGAGGCGCTCACGGCGCTGATTCGTGCGCGCGCCGACACGATCTATCATCCGGTCGGCACATGCCGCATGGGCAGCGACGCGGCGTCGGTCGTCGATCCGTCGCTGCGGGTGCGGGGTGTCGAAGGCTTGCGCGTGGTGGATGCGTCGATCATGCCGACGCTCATCGGCGGCAACACGAATGCGCCGTCGATGATGATCGGAGAGAAGGCGGCCGATCTGATGCTGGGCCGCGCGCCGGCCACCGCGAACGCAGCCAACGTCGCGCCGCACGAGGGCGCCCATGCCGCGTCGCCGGTGTTAGTCGCCCGCGCGCAGCCACAGGTCTAG